The genomic window CCACCCCCGATCCACCCCGGGCGCCATCCCACCGATGCCAGCCCCATCAGTACCATCCGCGGCATCCGCAGGTACGCCGTACTCACCCGCCGCGAACGGGCTCACACCAACCGGTTCCTCCGCGTCCCCGCCGGTCCCCGCAGATCCACCAGCGCCCGCAGATACGCCGTACCCATCAGCGGCATGTCCCGACCCGCCAAGCCCGTCAGCACCACCCGCAGGTACGCCGTACTCATCAGTTGCACGTCCCGATGCGCCGTGTCCGTCAGCAGCACCCTTAGGTACGCCGTACTCACCCGCCGCGAACGGGCTCGCGCCAACGGGTTCCGCGACGTCTCCGCCGGTCCCCGCAGATCCACCAGCGCTCGCAGGTACGCCGTACCCGTCAGCTGCATGTCCCGATGCGCCGTGTCCGTCAGCAGCACCCCCAGGTACGCCGTACCTATCAGCTGCATCTCCCGGCGCGCCGTACGCGTCCGACGCGAACGGGTTTCTCTCATGGGGTTCCCGGGCGTCGTCGACGGCCTCGTCCGGCCGACCGGGGTCCGCGGAAACGCCGTATCCACCCGGTGCGTCGCCCGCGGGCCGGTACGGGTCTTCCGTCGACGGGGGCGCCTGCTCGGGTGACGGATCGACGTACCCGACGTACGGCTCCTCCGCCACGGCGTACGGCGAGCCCGATGGCCGCGGCTCGTCCGTGGGTGCGGGTGGGTACGACGCCGCAGGTGGTGGAGGTGGGAAGTCGGCCGGGGTGGCGTGGCCGCTCGCGTGGAGCGCGTCGGCTGGTTGTCCCGGGTCGGCAGAGGAGGGGAAAGGCGTGGAGGAGGGGGAGGGTGTGGCGGGGGTGGGGGAAGGCGCGGAGGAGGGGGAGGGTGTGGCGGGGGTGCGGGATTGGTGGAAGGTGAGGATTGAGCGGCCGATGTGGATTCGGTCGCCGGGGGTCAGGGGCGTGGGGGCCGTGATGCGGTGGCCGTTGAGGCCGGTGCCGTTGCGGGACTCGTCGTGCAGGGTCCAGGTGCCGGCGGTGTGGGTGAGGCGGGCGTGGATGCGGGAGATCTGGTCGTCGGCCTGCAGGCGGATGTCGGCGTTCGAGGCGCGGCCGATCGTGACGGTGACGGTGGCCGCGTTGCTGTGGGTGCCTGTACCCGTGCCAGTGCCCGTACCGGTGCCGGTGCCAGTGCCAGTGCCAGTGCCCGTACCGGTGCCGGTGCCAGTGCCGGTGCCAGTGCCGGTGCCCGTGTCAGTGTCTGTGTCGGTGGCGGGCGGCAGCGTCCAGCGCTGGTTGCCGAGCGACAGCACGCATTCGGTTTCCACTCACACCCCAGCCCGCGTCGTCCTGTTCGCGATCCCTCACACCACCCGAGGCGCACCCCGCAGCAGCCAACCCTCCCCAGGCCACCCGCCACGTCCGCAGTAGCCGGCCCGTTCGCGTGATTCTGCCAGGTGGGGGTGGGGTGGGCCACTGGTGGTTCGTTGACTGTGCAGCATTGGGACTCTGTGCGTTGGTGTGCTCACGAGGTCGTGATGATTCTCAGCTAGTACAAAGCTTTGTCAGCGCTTGGTAGTGATGACAACGCGGTCAGTTGTCATCGGGGTGCCAACGGCACGACAGCGCCTTGCTCGGCGGGGGTGCCGGACATAGTGTCACGCCGCGCGATTCATCGGGGTTGGATGGAAAGGGGGGCTTGTCCGAGGCGGACCCCGGATGAAGAGGCCGGAGGTTCCAGGCGGAGGTGGTGCACCGCCTGCAGTCCGGTCCAGCGCGCAACCCGCCCAGCACCATTCATGTGAAGGGACCACTACCAATGGTCTTGTTCCAGCGTTCCCGCAAGCCTGCTGTGGTGATCGGGGTTACCAGCCTCGCCGCGGCAGCACTCGCCGGACTCGGTACGTCGGCCGCCGGTGCGGCCACGGCGGCCCAGAGTGCGGCACCGCCCCGGCCCACAGCCGCGCAGTCGAAGGCGTTCGCCGCCGACTCCGCGTCGTCACTGGTGGCCGGCCGGCCGAGCGCCCTGCACGCGTCGAAGAACGACAAGTTCATCGCGAAGCCGGTGATCTCGGACCAGTCCGGTCTGCAGTACGTCCCGTACGAGCGCTCGTACAAGGGCCTCCCGGTCGTCGGTGGCGACTTCGTCGTCGTGACCGACAACAAGGGCGCCGTGCAGGCGACCTCGGTCGCGCAGACGACCGCCGTACCGGACCTGGCCACGACCGCGAAGGTGACCGCCGCGGCCGCGCAGAAGACCGCGAACAAGCAGCTGAAGCGGGTCGACTCCTCGACCACGCCGACGCTCGCGGTCTACGCACTGAACGGCACACCGAAGCTGGCCTGGCAGTCCCGTGTCAGCGGCAGCAGCGGCAAGGAGCCGTCGAGCCTGTCGGTGTACGTCGACGCGCAGACCGGCAAGGTACTCGGTACCCAGGAACACGTGATGGCAGGTGACGGTCAGGCGGCGTACAGCGGCCCGAACCCGGTCCACCTGGACACCACGCTGTCCGGCAGCACCTACTCGATGAAGGACCCGAACACCACCAACCTGTCCTGCCAGGACGCGGCGAACAACACCACGTTCTCCGGCCCGGACGACCTGTGGGGCAACGGCAACGCGACCAGCAGGGAGACCGGCTGCGTCGACGCGCTGTACACCGCGCAGACCGAGCGGCACATGCTGACCGACTGGCTCGGCCGCAACGGGTTCGACGGTAACGGCGGGGGCTGGCCGATCCGGGTCGGCCTGGCCGACGTGAACGCGTACTACGACGGTACGCAGGTGCAGGTCGGTCACAACAACGCCAACCAGTGGATCGGTTCGCTGGACGTCGTGGGCCACGAGCTCGGTCACGGCATCGACGACCACACCCCGGGTGGCATCTCCGGCAGCGGCACCCAGGAGTTCGTCGCCGACACGTTCGGCGCGGCCACGGAGTGGTACAGCAACCAGCCGGCGGCCTATGACCCGCCGGACTTCTACGTCGGTGAAGAGGTCAACCTGGTCGGCCAGGGCCCGATCCGCAACATGTACGACCCGTCGCAGGTCGGCGACCCGAACTGCTACTCGAGCTCGATCCCGGGCTCCGAGGTGCACGCCGCGGCCGGTCCGGGCGACCACTGGTTCGTACTGCTCTCACTGGGCAGCGGTGGCAACCCGAACGTACCGACCTGCAACAGCTCGACGGTGACCGGTCTGGGCATCCAGAAGGCCATCAAGATCATGTACAACGCGATGCTGATGAAGACCAGCAGCAGCTCGTACCTGAAGTACCGGACCTGGACGCTGACCGCTGCGAAGAACCTGTACCCGGGCAGCTGCACCGAGTTCAACACCGTCAAGGCGGCGTGGGACGCGGTGAGCGTACCGGCGCAGTCGGGTGACCCGACGTGCTCGGTCTCCGGTGGCGTCAGCGTCACCAACCCGGGCAACAAGACCGCGACGGTCGGCACCGCGATCGCGCCGTTCACGTTGTCGGCCAGCGGCGGCACCGCGCCGTACACCTGGTCGGCCACCGGTCTCCCGGCCGGCATCACCATCGGTTCCTCCACGGGCACCGTTTCCGGTACGCCGACCACCGCCGGTACGTACAACGTGACCGCCACGGCCACCGCGAGCGCGGGTGGATCCGGCAGCACGTCGTTCACGATCACCGTCAGCCCGGTGGGTGGCGGCTGCTCGTCGCCCGGCCAGAAGCTCGGTAACCCGGGCTTCGAGACCGGTTCGGCGGCACCGTGGACCGCAACGGCCGGCGTGATCGACAACAGCACCTCCCAGCCCGCGCACAGCGGCTCCTGGAAGGCGTGGCTGGACGGTTACGGCACGACCCACACCGACACGCTGAGCCAGTCGGTGACGATCCCGGCCGGCTGCTCGGCCACCCTCACCTTCTACCTGCACATCGACACTGCGGAGACCACCACGACGACGCAGTTCGACAAGCTCACGGTGAAGGCGGGCACGACCACGCTGGCGACGTACTCGAACCTGAACAAGGCGAGCGGCTACTCGCTCAAGACGTTCAACCTGTCGTCGTTCGCGGGCCAGACGGTGTCGATCAGCTTCAGCGGCACCGAAGACAGCTCCCTGCAGACCTCGTTCGTCGTCGACGACACAGGCCTCAACCTGAGCTGACCTAACCAACGCACCGGCCGCCGTATCCCCTCCGAGGGGTACGGCGGCCGACGCACGTCAGCCCAGTGTCATCCGGGGTTCGCCGTTCACCAGGCCGGTGCCGGTGATGGTGCAGGTGCCGCCCCGGTTTTGGGTGTAGGTCTGGCGTACGCAGTTGCGGAGGGCGAGTTGGGCCCAGTAGTTCGGGTGCAGGGATTCCTGGATGTAGTAGTCGGAGCCGACGGTGGTGACGGTGCGGATCTGGTTGATCCACTCGGTCCTGTCGACGGCGGTCGACTGCTTCCAGGAGCTCAGACCGACCTCTTCGTACAGGCCGACGCCCTTCTCGCACAGGCGCCGTCCGTTGAACGCGGACTGGAGTTCGAGGAGCCGGGTATTCGTCAGCCCGGACTGGCCGATCGCGTCGCGGACCGTGTTGTTGATCGTGACGAGCGCCGTGCTGTTCGCCCAGTCGGCGTCGGCGTTCCAGAAGCCGCAGCCGCCGGTGCTCTGCCGGGTGTAGCCGCTCTGGCTGTACCGGAACCCGGTGGCAGTCGGGATCGGCGACGGATACGTCTGTACGACGAGGTTCCACGCGGTGTCGCCGTACCCGGCGTTGCGCATCGCGGTGCGCAGGTTCTGGAACGCGGTGACGATCTTGGCCCGGACTGCGGCGATGTTCGTCGACGTGAAGTTGGCGACGACCGACGAGTCGTCCTTGCAGTAGTCCGGGTTCCACGACGGCGACAGCAGGAAGTCCTGTACGCACTGGGTGACGATCGACGCGAAGTTGAAGTCGTTGCCGCCGATCGAGACCACCACCTGCTTGACGTTGTGGCCGGCTGCGAACTGCTGCAGCATCTTCGCCTGCCCGAGATGCCCGGCGCCGTCGTCGTAGAAGTCGATGCCGGGCTTGAAGTAGTCGCCGGTGCTGGTCGTGGTGCGGGCCCCGGAGCAAGCCAGGTTGAGCCCGCCGACTCCGCCGCCGATGTACGCCTCGGCCGCCTGACTGCGATGGCAGCGCGGGATCACCTCCGCAGTGTGGCTTGCGTTGTCGTAGTACGCCGTCGCACCGAGCGCGTCGGCCGGCGCCTCGGACTCGTTCGAACTACCGGCCCACCGGCCGGCCTCACCCGAAATGTAGGAGTCCCCAACGGTCACCACGTACGGCGTCCCGGAACCGGGACCGTCGGCGTGCGCCGGGGGAGCGACCAGGCCGAGCCCGGTCAAGGAGAGTAGAAGGACTGCTGCGGACACTCGACGACTTCTGGGAACTGGCACCGGAAGACCTCTCTCGCCGGAGTTCGGTGAGCCATTTGATCACCCGACGGGATACTTCCCGGTAACAACACTCCGTAGACGCAGAGTACTGACACCTTTGCGCCCTGTCACCGCCGTGTCAGCGCCCGTGTGGGAGCCGTGTCAGGTGCCGGGGAGGTCGACCTGCTCCGGATAGTGCTCGGTCCACCACGCCCGCCAGCGGGCCTCCAGTTCGTCGCGATCGGTGTCGCCGTAGATCGACAGGATCGCCATCGACGCCCCGCCGGGCTTCTGATCACTCGGCGGCAGATGACTCAGCACGAGCAGACCGTTGCCCCAGGCATCGACCACTACCCCGAGCTGGTGCTCCGAGCGGTACCAGATCTCGCTGTCCGCAGGGATCAGCTCCAGCGCACCGTCCTCGATCGGGGAGACGGGGCCGGCGCCGGCGAAGAACAGTGTGTGCCGTACGTCGTCGGGATGGCGTTCGACCGCGAAGCGGAGTTGGTGGAGGAAGGTGATCCAGCCCTCGGTGACGTCCTCGTAGTACGCGTCCCAGTCGGGGTCCGCGCCCAGGGGCGCGCGGGTCAGCGTGACGCGCGACCCGCCCTCGACCGCCTCGACGGCGAAGACGTCACCGTTGCCGAGGCGGAGCGTCGTACCGTCCTCGACCGCTCGGGTGAAGTAGATCTGCTCGATCTCCTCGTCCAGGCCGCCTTCGTACTCCCAGCCGTGCCAGTGCCGGATCTTCTCGCGATCTCGCAACGCGTTCCAGACCGTCTCGACCGGAGCGGCGATCGTCACCTCGATCTTCATGACTCTCCTTCGCTACTTCGAGATCCGGTACTTCGAGATCCGGTACGTCGGGGCGCCGGGTGGCCGCCCGCGATCACGCGGTACGGCCGTCCGCCGGCGCTGTCGAACTCGTCGATCACCTGCTGCATCGCCGCCGTCAGCGCGTCGGTGAACCGGTGGACGTCGCCCGGCTCCGCGAACCGCACCTCGGCCTCGACCGTGAACGTCAGCAGCCGCTTCCCGTCCGCGTCGGCGGCGGTCTGCATCCGCGCCACGTCCCGCACGGTCCCGGCGGCGACCTCGACCAGATGCTCGGCGGCGTACTGGTCCTGGATCTGCGTGAATGCGCGCCCCATCACTCCCGGATCGACCACGAGGCAGGCCGACGCGCGCAGGATCCGCTCGGTGAAACCGCGTCGTTGCCGTTCCTCGACGAGTTCCACCAGGCCGGCCTTCTCCAGTTCGCGGAGGTGGTAGTTGACCCGCTGCCGCGGCAGTTCGAGCGCGGCCGCGAGCTGGGTCGCCGACGACGGCTCCCGGAGCAGTTCGAGCAACCGCCGCCGGATCGGCGACAACGCCAACCGCACCTTGTCGGGCTCCTCGACGTACCGCAGCATGCGCCCAG from Kribbella jejuensis includes these protein-coding regions:
- a CDS encoding M4 family metallopeptidase, with the protein product MVLFQRSRKPAVVIGVTSLAAAALAGLGTSAAGAATAAQSAAPPRPTAAQSKAFAADSASSLVAGRPSALHASKNDKFIAKPVISDQSGLQYVPYERSYKGLPVVGGDFVVVTDNKGAVQATSVAQTTAVPDLATTAKVTAAAAQKTANKQLKRVDSSTTPTLAVYALNGTPKLAWQSRVSGSSGKEPSSLSVYVDAQTGKVLGTQEHVMAGDGQAAYSGPNPVHLDTTLSGSTYSMKDPNTTNLSCQDAANNTTFSGPDDLWGNGNATSRETGCVDALYTAQTERHMLTDWLGRNGFDGNGGGWPIRVGLADVNAYYDGTQVQVGHNNANQWIGSLDVVGHELGHGIDDHTPGGISGSGTQEFVADTFGAATEWYSNQPAAYDPPDFYVGEEVNLVGQGPIRNMYDPSQVGDPNCYSSSIPGSEVHAAAGPGDHWFVLLSLGSGGNPNVPTCNSSTVTGLGIQKAIKIMYNAMLMKTSSSSYLKYRTWTLTAAKNLYPGSCTEFNTVKAAWDAVSVPAQSGDPTCSVSGGVSVTNPGNKTATVGTAIAPFTLSASGGTAPYTWSATGLPAGITIGSSTGTVSGTPTTAGTYNVTATATASAGGSGSTSFTITVSPVGGGCSSPGQKLGNPGFETGSAAPWTATAGVIDNSTSQPAHSGSWKAWLDGYGTTHTDTLSQSVTIPAGCSATLTFYLHIDTAETTTTTQFDKLTVKAGTTTLATYSNLNKASGYSLKTFNLSSFAGQTVSISFSGTEDSSLQTSFVVDDTGLNLS
- a CDS encoding SRPBCC family protein; this encodes MKIEVTIAAPVETVWNALRDREKIRHWHGWEYEGGLDEEIEQIYFTRAVEDGTTLRLGNGDVFAVEAVEGGSRVTLTRAPLGADPDWDAYYEDVTEGWITFLHQLRFAVERHPDDVRHTLFFAGAGPVSPIEDGALELIPADSEIWYRSEHQLGVVVDAWGNGLLVLSHLPPSDQKPGGASMAILSIYGDTDRDELEARWRAWWTEHYPEQVDLPGT
- a CDS encoding winged helix-turn-helix domain-containing protein, with the protein product MLRYVEEPDKVRLALSPIRRRLLELLREPSSATQLAAALELPRQRVNYHLRELEKAGLVELVEERQRRGFTERILRASACLVVDPGVMGRAFTQIQDQYAAEHLVEVAAGTVRDVARMQTAADADGKRLLTFTVEAEVRFAEPGDVHRFTDALTAAMQQVIDEFDSAGGRPYRVIAGGHPAPRRTGSRSTGSRSSEGES